The Asticcacaulis sp. EMRT-3 region TATTGATATATGCGCCGGATAAAACCGGTAAGGAGTTGATGATATGTGGTATTTTTCGTGGATACTGGGCGTAGGTCTGGCCGTGGCCGTCGGCATCCTCAATGGCATCTGGTATGAGTTTCACACGACCGATGACCCCGACGCCGAAGACCCGCATAAGGGTTAGTTAGGCCTTTGGCGACGCGGCTGAGCCTTAGGCTCAGCCGTTGGCGGCCAGAGCCGGTTCGGGCTGGTTGCGCAGCGATTTCACGAGGTTGAACACCATCGTCTTGGCCTGTTCGTCGTGGCCTTCCTGAGCCAGAGCATACAAGGTCTGCATGATTTCAGAAGCAATCGGTGCCACATAGGTCTGATTGGCCACCTCAAAAATACCAGGCAGCAGGGGGTGGCGCATTTCGTTATCGTCAATCAGGGCCTCGGTGATCTTCTCACCGGCGCGCAGGCCCGTAAACGTAATGGCGATGTCCTTTTCAGGGCGCAGGCCATACAGACGGATCATGCGGGTGGCCAGATCAAAAATGCGGATCGGCGCGCCCATTTCGAGGATATACAGGCCGGACTTATGCTCCGGCGTTTCAGCATTATGCATGGCGGCGGTCAGCACCAGTTGCACGGCCTCGAAAATGGTCATGAAATAGCGTTCGGCGTCCTTGTCGGTCAGGGTGATCGGCCCGCCGCGCTCGATCTGCGACTTGAACAAAGGCACCACTGAACCGGTGGAACCCAAAACATTGCCGAAACGCACGACGCAGGCCTGATGTTCCTGGGTAATCTGGGTGCTGATCAGGTGTTCGGCCAGCCGCTTGGTGGCCCCCATCAGCGAAGACGGCGCCACGGCCTTATCGGATGAGATCAGCACGAGCTGGCTGACGCCCGCCGCCTTGGCCGCGTCGATCACATATTGCGTGCCCAGCACATTGGTCAGCACGCTTTCGGACGGGTTCAGCTCCACCATCGGTACGTGCTTGAGCGCCGCCGCATGGAAGATCACGTCGGGCTTGGCCTCAGCCACCACGGCGGCGAAACGCTCCTTGCGACGAACACTGCACAGAACCGGACGGGCGCGCGCCCCTTCAAAACCTTCGCGGATGGCGCGGTCTATCTCGTACAGCGCCAGTTCGGAATGGTCAACCAGGGTGACGTGCGCCGCGCCCAGACCCAGCACCTGCTTGGCGATTTCCGAGCCAATGGACCCACCGGCGCCGGTGACCATGATGCGCTTGCCGGCATAAAAATGGCGCATGCGCTCGGTGTCGAGCCTGACCTGCGGTCGGTGCAGCAGCACCTTGAAGGAGTCGGGATCGCTGGGATCGGGCAGGGGCAGGGCGCTGACCTTGCGGCCTGGGGCGACCAGTCGGGCAAGAAAACGCAGCAGCCGGTAATTGGACAGACTCATGGATGTTCCGAAAATAGTGACCACGGGTTGTGACGCTGCCCCATAGTCGTCATGGCTATCAAGCTTGATCCGCTTTTTTTTAGCAAGGCCTTATGCTCCTCACTATGTATTTTTTTGCAATAACAGAGGTCATCTGATTTAAGATGGTGGCATGATTGAGGTGTTTTTCTTTGGCCGGATCGCCGATGTCGCCGGTGCGCGCAGCCAGACCTATGCGGGCGTGACCACAAGTCTGTATGCCCTGCGCGATGAGATATTCGCTGCCGCCCTGGCGGACGGACGGCTGGACAGGGCCGCCCTCCGCATGAGCGTTAACCGCCAGCAGGTACGCGATGACCGGGTGATTGCGCCCGGTGACGAGGTGGCCTTCTTCCCTGTTTTTTCGGGAGGCTGAGATGACCGTGCGCGACATCCGGGTAGGCGAAGCGGCCATAGATCCGGCAGGGCTTCATGCGGCTTTCCTGAGCGCGCATGGCGCGGCGGGGGCGGTGGTCAGCTTCAGCGGCCTCGTGCGCGGCCAAACAAAAGCCGGCGCGGTCGAGCATCTGTGGCTCGACTGGTATCCCGGCATGACGGAAGATTCGGTAACCGCCATCGTGGCGGCGGCGGCAGACAGATTCGCGGTGACGGCGCTGCTGGTGCATCATCGCTGCGGTGAAATTCATGCAGGGGAGCCGATCGTTTTCGTAGCGGCGGCCAGCGCCCATCGCCGCGCCGCCTTCGAGGCCGCCGATTATCTGATGGACCGGCTGAAATCCGAGGCCGCCTTCTGGAAACGTGAAACAACAGCGGGCGGCGCACACTGGGTCGAGCCGACCGCCGATGACCAGCGCGACCTCGATAGATGGAGCCAGACATGAGCGAACTCTCGCATCTCGACGCCTCAGGTCGGGCCCATATGGTCGATGTATCGGCCAAGCCGGAAACGGCGCGGACGGCAAAGGCGCGCGGACGGCTGGCCTGTGCGCAGGCCACGCTCGATCTGGTGCGCGAAGGCCGCACGCCGAAGGGTGCGGTGATCTCGACCGCCGAACTGGCGGGGATTATGGCGGCCAAACAGACGGCGGGGCTGATCCCGCTCTGTCACCCCTTGCCTTTGTCGCAGGTGGTGGTGCGCATCGCTATGAACACGGACCTGCCCGGTTTCGACATTGAGTCCGAGGTGCGCACCACTGGCCGCACCGGCGTGGAAATGGAGGCGCTGACGGCGGTCAGCGTGGCGGCGCTGACCCTCTATGACATGCTCAAGGCCGTCGATAAGGCGATGCGGATTGAAGGCGTAGAGGTGGTCTTAAAGACTGGCGGCAAGTCCGATTGGGGCGCGGCGGGTTAGGATGGATCACCATTCAGCCACTTGATAAAGAAAGTGACCCCTCCGTCTCGACGCGCTTCGCTTGCTCGACACATCCCCACGCTTACGCGCAGGGAGGAGGGATGTGCCGCCTGCCTACCTCCTGCCTGTTGCGCAGAAATGGGGTTTGGCAAAGCAAAACTATAGCTTTTGCAAAGCCATGAGCATCGATTAGAGCGGTTTGCATTCTGATTGAATCGGTCAAAGGCATGCAACCCGCTCTACATTTTACGTTTTTCCGCATCTCGCATTCAATTTGTAAGTCAAATTAAACGCTCGTTGCTTTAGTCCCAGGAGTCCCGAAGAGAAAATGCGGTGTTCGTTTTAAAAAAGAAACCGCAGAGGACGAACCCCTGCGGCGCTTTGAAAACGGCGGCGAAGCCGTGCTTGAACACAAACCAATATAGGCCGGATGTTGCGCCGCACAATCTCTATCGCTGCGTTTTGAACTCAAAACAGCCGGGTGTGGACGCCAAGCCACAGTCGGCGGCCGAGCTGACCATAGCCAGCGGCGGTCTGATAGCGGGTGTCGCCGGCGTTTTCGATCCGCCCGAACAGGCTGACGCGGTCGGTCAGGGCGTAGTCGGCGCGCAGATCGGCCAGGCTATAGGCCTTGAGCGGGGTTGCATTATAGACATCGTCGAAGCTGGCGCCGACATGGCGGACGCCGAGGCCGAGACTGAGTTTTTGCGTCGCCTGATAGCTCAGATCGGCGCTGCCCATCTGGTCGGGGGTGCGCGGCAGGCGATTGCCCCTGACTCCCGCCGATTCGTTGCGCGTATGCAGGAAGCTGTAATTGGCTTTCAGACGCCATTTTTCGCCGAAGGCTTTCGTCAGTTCCAGTTCAAGGCCGCTGGCGCGGGTGCGGTCGATATTGGCGTAATAGCCGTAGGGCTGGCTGGTGCAGCGATCGCCCGCGCAAGCGACGAAATCGATCTGGTCGCGCACGGTGCGCGAAAACACCGTAGCCCCGACCGTGCCGCTGGCGAAGCTGTAATCAAGGCCGCCGTCAAGCGTCACGCCCTTTTCCGGCACCAGATCGGCGGAGCCGTAGTCGCTGTAAAGCTGGTAAAGACTGGGCACCTTGACGCCAAGCCCGGCACTGGCGTGCAGACGCCAAGCCGTGCCCAGCGGCGCAACGAGACTGGCCTGGGCGATGTCCTGACCGCCGAAACTGGACGAATCGTCGTGGCGTGCGCTGATGGCCATGTCCACGATGCCGAAATCATGGCGCACCTGACCATAGACACTGGCCTGCGTCATGGCTGCCCGCAGCGGCACGGGATCGGGATCATACGAAGACGGCGAGGCATTGCGCATCCAGTCGCGCTCATAGGCCAGACCGCCGAGCAGGCGGGTGCCCGACCAGTCATAGCTGATATGGTAATCGGCGGCTGTAATCTGTCCGCGCGCCAGAAAAGACGGTGTGCCATCGGCATTATAGTCGTCTCTTTTGGTGTCGGTGGCGCTGAGCGATAGAGCCTGTTCGCCGTGCGCCAAAGCTTGCGTCAGGCCAAGCCCTGCGAGATTGGTATCGGTCTTGCCGAAATCGCCCGTGTCGGCGAACACATAATCAGGGGCGGGATAGCCGTCATAATCATTGCGGCTGTGGGTGCGGTCATAGACGGCGTTGAGTTTCAGCGTGTCGCTGAACGCATAGCCAGCGCGCGCGCTGACATCGCTCTGGGCAAACCCGTCCTTTTCGTTGCCACCGGCAAAGGCCGACACACCCTGATCATTCTGACCACCGGCGCTTAAGCGCCAGTTCAGCTTGCCTGCAATGCCGCCAAGGCCAAGCCGCGCTGCACCGTAATGATCAAGACCCTCCAGCGTCAGATCGCCCTCCAGCGGGGCCTGGGCCGTGCGGCTGACAATATTGACCACGCC contains the following coding sequences:
- the moaC gene encoding cyclic pyranopterin monophosphate synthase MoaC codes for the protein MSELSHLDASGRAHMVDVSAKPETARTAKARGRLACAQATLDLVREGRTPKGAVISTAELAGIMAAKQTAGLIPLCHPLPLSQVVVRIAMNTDLPGFDIESEVRTTGRTGVEMEALTAVSVAALTLYDMLKAVDKAMRIEGVEVVLKTGGKSDWGAAG
- a CDS encoding SDR family NAD(P)-dependent oxidoreductase, coding for MSLSNYRLLRFLARLVAPGRKVSALPLPDPSDPDSFKVLLHRPQVRLDTERMRHFYAGKRIMVTGAGGSIGSEIAKQVLGLGAAHVTLVDHSELALYEIDRAIREGFEGARARPVLCSVRRKERFAAVVAEAKPDVIFHAAALKHVPMVELNPSESVLTNVLGTQYVIDAAKAAGVSQLVLISSDKAVAPSSLMGATKRLAEHLISTQITQEHQACVVRFGNVLGSTGSVVPLFKSQIERGGPITLTDKDAERYFMTIFEAVQLVLTAAMHNAETPEHKSGLYILEMGAPIRIFDLATRMIRLYGLRPEKDIAITFTGLRAGEKITEALIDDNEMRHPLLPGIFEVANQTYVAPIASEIMQTLYALAQEGHDEQAKTMVFNLVKSLRNQPEPALAANG
- the cydX gene encoding cytochrome bd-I oxidase subunit CydX, with product MWYFSWILGVGLAVAVGILNGIWYEFHTTDDPDAEDPHKG
- a CDS encoding TonB-dependent receptor translates to MPGFRPALLPLTLLLASPLAHAQDTVVTIMRQPLPISRIGQSLDVLTAADIQSYQSLFVADLLTHTTDLSLTRNGGPGEAASASIRGAGADHTLYILDGIRLNDPSQVGGGTNLGLIDTGDAARIEVLRGPLSTLWGSGALGGVVNIVSRTAQAPLEGDLTLEGLDHYGAARLGLGGIAGKLNWRLSAGGQNDQGVSAFAGGNEKDGFAQSDVSARAGYAFSDTLKLNAVYDRTHSRNDYDGYPAPDYVFADTGDFGKTDTNLAGLGLTQALAHGEQALSLSATDTKRDDYNADGTPSFLARGQITAADYHISYDWSGTRLLGGLAYERDWMRNASPSSYDPDPVPLRAAMTQASVYGQVRHDFGIVDMAISARHDDSSSFGGQDIAQASLVAPLGTAWRLHASAGLGVKVPSLYQLYSDYGSADLVPEKGVTLDGGLDYSFASGTVGATVFSRTVRDQIDFVACAGDRCTSQPYGYYANIDRTRASGLELELTKAFGEKWRLKANYSFLHTRNESAGVRGNRLPRTPDQMGSADLSYQATQKLSLGLGVRHVGASFDDVYNATPLKAYSLADLRADYALTDRVSLFGRIENAGDTRYQTAAGYGQLGRRLWLGVHTRLF
- a CDS encoding molybdenum cofactor biosynthesis protein MoaE produces the protein MTVRDIRVGEAAIDPAGLHAAFLSAHGAAGAVVSFSGLVRGQTKAGAVEHLWLDWYPGMTEDSVTAIVAAAADRFAVTALLVHHRCGEIHAGEPIVFVAAASAHRRAAFEAADYLMDRLKSEAAFWKRETTAGGAHWVEPTADDQRDLDRWSQT
- a CDS encoding MoaD/ThiS family protein; protein product: MIEVFFFGRIADVAGARSQTYAGVTTSLYALRDEIFAAALADGRLDRAALRMSVNRQQVRDDRVIAPGDEVAFFPVFSGG